From one Dysidea avara chromosome 9, odDysAvar1.4, whole genome shotgun sequence genomic stretch:
- the LOC136266894 gene encoding E3 ubiquitin-protein ligase makorin-1-like isoform X2, giving the protein MQVCRYYLKGCCVYGSSCLHDHVKPPIIPSSLSSRGEMSALVSLASMKRQAELEQEGEQEPVDDKLNFTVLSSAKLPDNWEDLTSPSFKPPDNWVDAPEFVPDISS; this is encoded by the exons GTGTGTCGTTACTACCTGAAGGGGTGTTGTGTGTATGGCAGTAGTTGTCTTCATGACCACGTGAAGCCACCTATCATcccatcatcattatcatcaag AGGAGAGATGTCAGCTCTAGTGTCACTGGCCAGTATGAAGAGACAAGCAGAACTGGAACAAGAAGGAGAACAGGAGCCAGTGGATGATAAGTTAAAT TTCACAGTACTGTCTTCTGCTAAGCTACCAGACAATTGGGAGGATTTGACCTCTCCTTCATTTAAACCTCCTGACAACTGGGTGGATGCTCCAGAGTTTGTTCCT GACATATCCTCCTAG
- the LOC136266894 gene encoding E3 ubiquitin-protein ligase makorin-1-like isoform X1, which translates to MQVCRYYLKGCCVYGSSCLHDHVKPPIIPSSLSSRGEMSALVSLASMKRQAELEQEGEQEPVDDKLNFTVLSSAKLPDNWEDLTSPSFKPPDNWVDAPEFVPTSDNQNQQLSCNNHGHILLE; encoded by the exons GTGTGTCGTTACTACCTGAAGGGGTGTTGTGTGTATGGCAGTAGTTGTCTTCATGACCACGTGAAGCCACCTATCATcccatcatcattatcatcaag AGGAGAGATGTCAGCTCTAGTGTCACTGGCCAGTATGAAGAGACAAGCAGAACTGGAACAAGAAGGAGAACAGGAGCCAGTGGATGATAAGTTAAAT TTCACAGTACTGTCTTCTGCTAAGCTACCAGACAATTGGGAGGATTTGACCTCTCCTTCATTTAAACCTCCTGACAACTGGGTGGATGCTCCAGAGTTTGTTCCT ACTAGTGATAATCAAAATCAGCAATTATCGTGCAATAATCATG GACATATCCTCCTAGAGTGA